In Papaver somniferum cultivar HN1 chromosome 1, ASM357369v1, whole genome shotgun sequence, a genomic segment contains:
- the LOC113307382 gene encoding uncharacterized protein LOC113307382 gives MEKIKKKGAVFWRKIIEEYDKIKGTNGTTRDKKSLQTRCNTLRTEVKRYLSHVRPYFRNKPSGLGEQDYYCLGQHNYEAEVGRQRKTNLESVFQILKTYQPDYNPVMNNDDGAGTSTQPTQQTQATQENEADNMDEDLENMARFGSSSSTHNSETSDISRRRRYFEQTDDVRSGGRDQAKKRDREVKASQKAYEKNG, from the exons atggaaaagataaaaaaaaaaggtgcGGTATTTTGGAGAAAGATTATTGAAGAGTACGATAAAATAAAAGGCACTAATGGTACCACAAGAGATAAAAAGTCATTGCAAACAAGGTGCAATACATTGAGAACCGAAGTGAAAAGATATCTCTCACATGTTAGGCCCTACTTCCGAAACAAACCTTCGGGGTTAGGTGAACAAGATTAT TATTGTCTTGGACAACATAATTATGAAGCAGAGGTTGGAAGACAGCGGAAGACGAATTTGGAATCAGTTTTCCAGATCCTGAAGACCTATCAACCCGACTACAACCCAGTGATGAATAATGATGATGGAGCTGGTACTTCCACCCAACCTACTCAACAGACTCAAGCTACTCAAGAAAATGAAGCTGATAATATGGATGAAGATTTGGAAAATATGGCAAGGTTTGGTAGCTCCTCATCTACTCATAATTCTGAAACTTCGGACATATCTCGTAGAAGACGCTATTTCGAACAAACAGATGACGTTAGAAGTGGAGGGAGAGATCAAGCAAAGAAAAGGGATCGTGAGGTTAAAGCATCGCAGAAAGCATATGAAAAAAATGGATAA